The proteins below come from a single Chryseobacterium nepalense genomic window:
- a CDS encoding carbonic anhydrase, whose amino-acid sequence MSQSYEVIFENNKKWVASKLSDNPEFFHDLAKTQNPDYLYIGCSDSRATAEELMGAKPGEVFVHRNIANIVNTLDMSSTAVIQYAVEHLKVKHIIVCGHYNCGGVKAAMTPEDLGLLNPWLRNIRDVYRLHQSELDSIEDESRRYDRLVELNVQEQCINVIKMACVQERYILEEYPVVHGWVFDLRTGKIIDLEIDFEKILKDIQKIYNLTSSDWVMSRKTK is encoded by the coding sequence ATGTCACAATCGTACGAAGTTATTTTTGAAAACAACAAAAAATGGGTAGCGTCTAAACTGTCAGACAATCCGGAATTCTTTCATGATCTTGCAAAGACCCAGAATCCAGATTATCTGTACATAGGATGTTCAGACAGCAGGGCAACCGCTGAAGAGCTGATGGGAGCTAAACCCGGCGAAGTTTTTGTCCACAGAAATATTGCCAATATTGTTAATACATTGGATATGAGTTCAACAGCTGTTATTCAATATGCTGTAGAACATCTGAAAGTAAAACACATTATTGTCTGCGGCCATTATAACTGCGGTGGAGTAAAAGCAGCCATGACACCTGAAGATCTCGGATTACTGAATCCATGGCTCAGAAATATCCGTGATGTTTACAGACTTCATCAAAGCGAGCTGGATTCTATTGAAGATGAGAGCCGACGTTATGACAGGCTGGTTGAACTGAATGTTCAGGAGCAGTGCATCAACGTTATCAAAATGGCCTGTGTACAGGAAAGATACATTCTTGAGGAGTATCCTGTTGTCCACGGCTGGGTGTTTGACCTTAGAACAGGTAAGATTATTGATCTGGAAATTGATTTTGAGAAAATCCTCAAAGACATCCAGAAAATTTACAACCTTACGAGTTCCGACTGGGTTATGAGCAGAAAAACCAAATAG
- a CDS encoding phosphoethanolamine transferase has product MMIFDHAVSPAGITNLSVPLMLSSIHPDEFKQRYDKLSYNVINLANQSGYNSFWLSTQASSRGITAIASLSKNKKWINGYDEVIIPELKKVIHGSENKFVVLHIMGSHPNPCNRLPSTWNSEGLNCYDSSVKYTDYVLGSIFNMLKNTNSVVIYVADHGLKVQGSKLLHIDSKESTQVPFFIWFGDKVPSVYKITGREALQTQTTYIYPLIMKYMGLEAPSTYKNQENKYLNLEMESINYSKLPE; this is encoded by the coding sequence ATGATGATTTTTGACCATGCCGTTTCCCCCGCGGGAATAACCAACCTTAGTGTTCCGCTGATGCTCTCCAGTATCCATCCGGATGAATTTAAACAACGCTATGACAAGCTTTCATATAATGTTATTAACCTTGCCAATCAAAGCGGATACAATTCTTTCTGGCTTAGTACTCAGGCCAGCTCCAGAGGAATAACGGCAATTGCTTCACTCTCTAAAAATAAAAAATGGATCAACGGATATGATGAGGTTATTATTCCGGAACTTAAGAAAGTTATTCACGGTTCAGAAAATAAATTTGTGGTTCTGCATATCATGGGAAGCCACCCTAATCCGTGCAACAGATTACCTTCAACCTGGAATTCCGAAGGATTGAACTGCTATGACAGCTCTGTAAAATATACGGATTATGTTCTCGGAAGTATTTTCAACATGCTAAAAAATACAAATTCAGTTGTCATTTATGTTGCCGATCATGGGCTGAAAGTACAGGGCAGTAAGCTGTTGCACATAGACTCTAAAGAATCTACCCAGGTTCCTTTTTTTATCTGGTTCGGTGATAAAGTACCTTCGGTTTACAAAATTACAGGCCGGGAAGCTTTGCAGACGCAGACCACCTATATTTATCCGTTAATTATGAAATATATGGGATTGGAAGCACCTTCCACTTATAAAAACCAAGAAAATAAATATTTAAATCTGGAAATGGAAAGTATCAATTACAGTAAACTTCCGGAGTAA
- a CDS encoding serine O-acetyltransferase: protein MADHSIIQKDFYRESGKWLSRIEIWKKCINPNLHFIYILRMAQKYQKIRFLNIFWRMVLRHYQIKYGFQIYPETQIGEGFYLGHWGSLVINPDTIIGKNCNIAQGVTIGQQNRGKNEGSPVIGNEVWIGTNAVIVGAVTIGNNVLIVPNSYVNFDVPSNSVVLGNPAKIIPAENATEEYINRKV from the coding sequence ATGGCAGATCACTCCATCATTCAGAAAGATTTTTACCGGGAAAGCGGAAAGTGGCTCTCCAGAATTGAAATCTGGAAAAAATGCATCAATCCCAATCTTCACTTTATTTATATTTTGAGGATGGCTCAGAAATATCAGAAAATAAGATTTTTAAATATATTTTGGAGAATGGTTTTACGGCATTATCAGATTAAGTATGGTTTTCAGATTTATCCTGAAACACAAATTGGGGAAGGTTTCTATCTTGGCCATTGGGGAAGCCTGGTCATCAATCCGGATACGATTATCGGAAAAAACTGCAATATTGCCCAAGGTGTTACCATCGGGCAGCAGAACCGCGGTAAGAATGAAGGCTCTCCCGTTATCGGCAATGAAGTGTGGATCGGTACTAATGCGGTTATTGTAGGAGCAGTGACGATTGGAAATAATGTACTGATTGTTCCCAATTCTTATGTCAACTTTGATGTTCCTTCCAACTCCGTTGTACTTGGAAACCCCGCTAAAATCATTCCGGCAGAAAATGCTACAGAAGAGTATATCAACCGGAAAGTATAG
- a CDS encoding glycosyltransferase, protein MKKKKILIRIGSLRHGGAEKVLVNFLKNLPPDKYEIDLLLNLYSGLYIQEIPSWITLHYLIKGEMITTNRPKDIPVKAFRVLYEKMFLWFPVLLYRFILKNKKYDVEIAAIHAMYREILSSPQKNSKKIIWVQNDIFNVKGYTSKVIREFFRFDKILVISNKLRDGMCDLAENETEKASVIKIFNPIDRNDTLKKADAEINDYPFTENLPTFVTVGTVYPQKGYDRLLNVHKKLIDEGLKHQLLIIGDGYDFNNIKDQLNELGLQETAKMYGFSSNPYPYLKKADFYIMSSRHEGFPTIIAEALILNKPVSATDISGIRDLLQDGRLGTITPNSEEGIYEGMKKFLTDPNIAEEYKNRIAKTELPFVLEKSVEHLQKIIDEV, encoded by the coding sequence TTGAAAAAGAAAAAAATCCTCATTCGAATAGGCTCGCTGCGTCATGGCGGCGCAGAAAAAGTATTGGTTAATTTCCTGAAAAACCTTCCCCCGGATAAATACGAAATTGATCTTCTCCTGAATCTATACTCGGGACTGTACATACAGGAAATTCCTTCATGGATAACGCTGCACTACCTCATAAAAGGAGAGATGATTACTACCAACAGACCGAAAGATATTCCCGTAAAAGCATTCAGGGTACTTTATGAGAAAATGTTTCTTTGGTTTCCTGTTCTGCTCTACCGGTTTATTTTGAAAAATAAAAAATATGATGTAGAAATTGCAGCCATCCATGCGATGTACAGGGAAATACTTTCAAGTCCGCAGAAAAATTCAAAGAAAATTATCTGGGTACAGAATGATATTTTCAACGTAAAAGGCTATACATCAAAGGTAATCCGTGAATTTTTCAGGTTTGACAAAATCCTCGTAATTTCCAATAAACTCCGTGACGGAATGTGCGACCTGGCAGAAAATGAAACAGAAAAAGCTTCTGTTATCAAAATATTCAATCCGATCGACAGGAATGATACGCTGAAAAAAGCAGACGCTGAAATCAATGATTATCCTTTTACTGAAAATCTTCCAACATTTGTCACCGTAGGTACGGTATATCCGCAGAAAGGCTATGACCGGCTGCTGAATGTTCATAAAAAACTTATTGATGAAGGATTGAAACACCAGCTGCTAATCATTGGTGACGGTTATGATTTTAATAATATTAAGGATCAGCTAAACGAGCTTGGCCTTCAGGAAACGGCAAAAATGTATGGTTTCAGCAGTAACCCTTACCCTTATCTGAAAAAAGCAGATTTTTATATTATGTCATCGAGGCATGAAGGGTTCCCTACCATTATTGCAGAAGCGCTTATCCTCAACAAACCTGTTTCAGCAACCGATATTTCAGGGATACGGGATCTTCTTCAGGACGGCAGGCTGGGAACCATCACTCCAAACTCCGAAGAAGGAATTTATGAGGGAATGAAAAAATTTCTTACCGATCCAAACATTGCTGAAGAATATAAAAACAGAATTGCAAAGACTGAGCTTCCGTTTGTTTTGGAAAAATCGGTGGAACATCTTCAAAAAATTATTGACGAAGTCTAA
- a CDS encoding acyltransferase → MIFLFRVLIKTHALCHSLLNRASLAVARYKGMKVGRNFNMPDKVFFGTEPYLIEIGDHVNIAAGVRFVNHGGTTTLLRKLPGYEDARILGRIKIGNNCTIGLNCVIMQDVQIGNNCILGANSVLSQSMPDNTVFIGNPAQFLCTIEDYGDIVLKNNPEYPRELEKDRKKLDAYIKENLPHKYKKARKIK, encoded by the coding sequence ATGATTTTTTTATTTAGAGTTTTAATAAAAACGCATGCCCTCTGCCATTCCCTCCTCAATAGAGCCAGTCTTGCGGTTGCCAGATATAAAGGGATGAAGGTGGGCCGGAATTTCAACATGCCCGATAAAGTTTTTTTCGGAACCGAACCCTACCTTATTGAAATTGGAGACCATGTAAATATTGCTGCCGGCGTCAGGTTTGTAAATCATGGCGGAACCACTACCTTACTGAGAAAACTTCCCGGCTATGAAGATGCCAGAATCCTGGGAAGGATAAAAATAGGAAACAACTGCACCATCGGCCTGAACTGTGTGATTATGCAGGATGTGCAAATTGGAAACAACTGTATTCTGGGAGCCAATTCCGTCTTGTCGCAATCGATGCCTGATAACACGGTATTTATCGGAAATCCTGCACAGTTTCTCTGCACAATAGAAGATTACGGAGACATCGTTTTAAAAAACAATCCGGAATATCCCAGGGAACTGGAAAAGGACAGAAAAAAACTTGATGCTTACATCAAAGAAAATCTTCCTCATAAGTACAAGAAAGCGAGAAAAATTAAATAA
- a CDS encoding 3-oxoacyl-ACP synthase III family protein: MIKISKIEYYLPQSVLTNDDLEKLFPEWSSERIHEKVGISQRHISSDNETVLDMAVKSSEKIFENYDRSKVDFILFCTQSPDYFLPTTACLLQDRLKLRKNIGAIDFNLGCSGFVYGLAFAKGLISAGIAKSILLVTSETYSKHIHPEDKGNRSIFGDASASVIVEKAENSRDYQFCLGTDGGGAENLIVKKGAFKKDFELNPEHEFNPENIYMNGPEIFNFTIENIPGLVKETLMVNGMDMDDIDHFVFHQANSFMLNYLRKKTKIPADKFYIDMEKTGNTVSATIPIALKNMMDKGILKEGDKILMAGFGVGYSWGATVMEM, from the coding sequence ATGATAAAAATTTCTAAAATAGAATATTATCTTCCTCAGTCTGTGTTGACTAATGATGATCTTGAAAAACTGTTTCCGGAATGGAGTTCGGAAAGAATCCACGAAAAAGTAGGAATTTCGCAACGCCACATTTCTTCTGATAATGAAACGGTTTTGGATATGGCTGTAAAGTCTTCTGAAAAAATTTTTGAGAATTACGACCGCAGCAAGGTAGATTTTATTTTATTCTGTACCCAAAGCCCTGATTATTTTCTTCCAACAACCGCGTGCCTTCTTCAGGACCGCCTGAAACTGAGAAAAAATATTGGCGCTATTGATTTTAATCTCGGCTGCTCAGGTTTTGTTTACGGACTGGCTTTTGCCAAAGGCCTGATCTCAGCAGGAATTGCCAAAAGTATTCTTCTAGTAACCTCAGAAACCTACAGTAAACATATTCATCCGGAAGATAAGGGAAATCGGAGCATATTCGGGGACGCCTCCGCATCGGTTATTGTAGAAAAGGCAGAAAATTCCCGTGATTACCAGTTTTGCCTGGGCACGGACGGAGGCGGTGCTGAAAATCTTATTGTAAAAAAAGGAGCGTTTAAAAAAGATTTTGAACTCAACCCCGAACATGAATTTAATCCTGAAAATATATACATGAATGGTCCTGAAATTTTTAATTTTACGATTGAAAATATTCCCGGGCTGGTAAAAGAGACCTTGATGGTGAACGGAATGGACATGGATGATATTGACCATTTTGTTTTTCATCAGGCAAATTCTTTTATGCTGAATTATTTACGGAAAAAAACGAAAATTCCGGCGGATAAATTCTACATTGATATGGAAAAAACAGGAAACACCGTATCTGCTACTATTCCGATTGCCCTGAAAAATATGATGGATAAAGGAATCTTAAAAGAAGGAGATAAAATCCTTATGGCTGGTTTTGGTGTAGGATATTCCTGGGGAGCCACCGTCATGGAAATGTAA
- a CDS encoding SDR family NAD(P)-dependent oxidoreductase → MDPFSLKNKVILITGASSGIGRSCSVECSKRGADLILVGRNHNELMITVSLLAPETKAEIIAADITQTGNLEAMIADKVADLGKISGFIHCAGIEKTLPLKKHSATLYRDIFEINVIAGFEIAKILSLKKYKDEISSFVFISSVAGIVGEPGKAAYSASKGAVISGVRSLAMELCRSNIRVNSISPAMVNTPILEKMFQEIGEEASSEIIRKHPLGIGNPEDVANACIFLLSDASKWVTGTNMVVDGGYSVQ, encoded by the coding sequence ATGGATCCTTTTTCATTAAAAAACAAAGTAATTCTTATTACAGGAGCTTCTTCCGGCATTGGAAGAAGCTGCTCTGTGGAATGCAGCAAAAGAGGAGCGGATCTTATTCTTGTGGGAAGAAACCATAACGAACTGATGATAACGGTATCCCTGCTTGCTCCCGAAACTAAAGCCGAGATTATTGCTGCAGATATTACACAAACTGGAAATCTGGAAGCGATGATAGCAGATAAGGTTGCGGACTTAGGCAAAATATCAGGATTTATACATTGCGCGGGAATTGAAAAGACATTGCCGCTAAAAAAGCACAGTGCGACACTATATCGCGATATATTTGAGATCAATGTTATAGCCGGCTTTGAAATTGCTAAAATTTTATCCCTAAAAAAGTATAAAGATGAAATTTCCAGCTTTGTATTTATTTCTTCGGTTGCCGGAATAGTGGGAGAGCCGGGAAAAGCAGCCTATTCGGCAAGTAAAGGAGCGGTAATTTCCGGTGTACGCTCTTTGGCGATGGAGCTCTGTAGAAGCAATATACGTGTCAACAGTATAAGCCCTGCGATGGTAAATACCCCGATTTTAGAAAAGATGTTTCAAGAGATCGGCGAAGAAGCCTCTTCGGAAATTATCAGGAAACATCCTTTGGGAATAGGAAATCCTGAAGACGTGGCAAATGCCTGTATTTTCCTGCTTTCTGATGCTTCAAAGTGGGTCACTGGAACAAATATGGTGGTTGACGGAGGATATTCTGTTCAGTAA
- a CDS encoding glycosyltransferase yields MSEKKIKILFRHRSMEMGGVEKVLLSLLNNLDPDKFEMTVCLTLNQGKLRDEIPGHVRKIHLTPGKEDFSRNSLLKKIQLAGRRLKLKKLKNNPVIADRIINDIFDVEIGMDYRDYDAILNSTNKNSKKIGWFHSEINVPKFQPLVPEILKSFPKFDHMVYCSHKIKDMMHHYYPNLKYPAESVIINPIPVEEIKHKAKEEPDVFPEGPVFVSIGRLHSRKGYHKLIEAHKKLIDEGFQHSIIIIGDGDEMKNLTSQAAKYNVEKTFILKGNQMNPYPYIRKADYFILPSESEAWPLVIAEALILRKPIIATNVGDVGLMIKDRKTGYLISYETDEMYSAIKTFLTDPELVAEIRANLTDIESQFDNQRIFNMIEEMITTICKS; encoded by the coding sequence ATGTCAGAAAAAAAAATTAAAATATTATTCAGGCACCGTTCCATGGAAATGGGAGGGGTAGAAAAAGTATTGCTGAGCTTACTTAACAATCTCGATCCTGATAAATTTGAAATGACTGTATGTCTTACGCTCAACCAGGGTAAACTGCGTGATGAAATTCCCGGACACGTAAGAAAAATACATCTTACCCCGGGAAAAGAAGATTTCTCCCGCAATTCCCTGTTGAAAAAAATCCAGCTTGCAGGAAGAAGGTTAAAACTGAAAAAGCTGAAAAACAATCCCGTCATTGCAGACAGAATTATCAATGATATTTTTGACGTGGAAATTGGCATGGATTATAGAGATTATGATGCAATACTTAATTCAACCAACAAAAATTCAAAGAAAATAGGATGGTTTCATTCCGAAATTAATGTTCCTAAATTTCAGCCTTTGGTACCGGAAATATTAAAAAGTTTCCCCAAATTTGATCATATGGTCTATTGTTCTCATAAAATTAAGGATATGATGCATCATTACTATCCCAATCTTAAGTATCCGGCCGAAAGTGTAATTATCAATCCTATCCCTGTTGAGGAAATTAAACATAAGGCAAAAGAAGAACCTGATGTATTTCCGGAAGGCCCCGTTTTTGTTTCGATCGGCAGGCTGCATTCAAGAAAAGGATACCATAAACTTATTGAAGCCCATAAAAAACTTATTGATGAAGGATTTCAACACAGTATCATTATCATAGGTGATGGCGATGAAATGAAGAACCTGACTTCACAGGCAGCAAAATACAATGTTGAAAAAACCTTTATTTTAAAAGGAAATCAGATGAATCCTTATCCTTACATCAGAAAAGCAGATTACTTTATTCTTCCCTCAGAATCTGAAGCCTGGCCTCTTGTAATCGCGGAAGCATTAATCCTCAGGAAACCTATTATTGCTACCAATGTTGGCGATGTGGGACTCATGATCAAAGACCGGAAAACAGGATACCTCATCAGTTATGAAACGGATGAAATGTATTCTGCAATAAAAACGTTCCTTACTGATCCTGAACTTGTTGCTGAGATCAGAGCAAATCTTACAGATATTGAAAGCCAGTTTGATAATCAAAGAATATTTAACATGATTGAAGAAATGATCACTACAATCTGTAAAAGCTGA
- a CDS encoding glycosyltransferase family 2 protein has protein sequence MKFSILIAHYNNSHFFRDCYESIIQQTYTDWEAVILDDASSENEKNKIREIISGDSRFKFFENDKNSGVGVTKSKLIDLAEGEICGFVDPDDAITPTAIQKSIELFQKQDTVLTYSRFMTCDQHLNPIAPFRSAMQVPNGNPYFFNFPIQIAHFVAFRKTIYNKTEKINPELKIGEDQDLYLKMYEKGKVRFIDETNYLYRTHEGGISQNENKKKSHEYFARVIFNTMKRRGLTTINGKKIPEFYNSADEIFDLLQYQHQMPFRIRKKIQITLQSIFG, from the coding sequence ATGAAGTTTTCCATTCTTATTGCACATTATAACAATTCTCATTTCTTCAGGGATTGTTACGAAAGTATAATTCAGCAGACATACACAGATTGGGAGGCGGTTATTCTGGATGATGCTTCTTCAGAAAACGAGAAAAATAAAATACGGGAAATCATTTCAGGAGATTCCAGATTTAAGTTTTTTGAAAATGATAAAAATTCCGGCGTAGGCGTCACTAAAAGTAAGCTTATTGATCTGGCTGAAGGAGAAATCTGCGGATTTGTAGATCCCGATGATGCCATTACTCCCACTGCTATCCAAAAATCAATAGAATTGTTTCAGAAACAAGATACCGTACTTACTTATTCCAGGTTTATGACCTGTGATCAACATCTTAACCCAATTGCACCCTTCAGATCTGCCATGCAGGTACCGAACGGCAACCCCTATTTTTTTAACTTTCCCATTCAGATTGCACATTTTGTAGCATTCAGGAAAACAATTTATAACAAAACGGAGAAAATAAATCCGGAATTAAAAATAGGTGAAGATCAGGATCTGTACCTGAAAATGTATGAAAAAGGAAAAGTGCGGTTCATTGATGAAACCAATTATCTTTACAGAACCCATGAAGGAGGAATTTCACAAAATGAGAACAAAAAGAAATCTCACGAATATTTTGCAAGGGTCATTTTCAATACGATGAAAAGAAGAGGACTTACAACCATCAACGGAAAAAAAATCCCTGAATTTTACAACAGTGCCGACGAAATATTTGATCTGCTTCAATATCAGCATCAAATGCCTTTCAGAATCAGAAAAAAAATACAGATTACCTTACAATCAATCTTCGGATAA
- a CDS encoding acyltransferase, translating into MLNEILAKIQRRNQISLLKRHPNVSFKEIRLGINDHFILHENLNKVTIGSDANFRNYVHILVEKNSTLEIGDHFFMNNFCSINCLEHISIGDHTLFGENVKLYDHNHLYQAQPEFKLFHSEFTKAPIRIGSNCWLGSNVTVLKGVTIGDNSIIGAGCVIYKDIPANTTVVNHQDLMLKEQS; encoded by the coding sequence ATGCTTAATGAAATTTTAGCAAAAATCCAGAGAAGGAATCAAATTTCTCTCCTCAAAAGACATCCTAATGTTTCTTTCAAAGAAATAAGGCTGGGAATCAATGACCATTTCATACTCCATGAAAATTTAAATAAAGTTACCATAGGAAGCGATGCTAACTTTAGAAATTATGTACATATCCTTGTAGAAAAGAATTCCACATTAGAAATCGGGGATCATTTTTTCATGAATAACTTCTGTTCCATCAATTGCCTGGAACATATTTCCATAGGCGATCATACGTTGTTCGGAGAGAATGTAAAGCTGTATGATCATAACCACCTTTATCAGGCTCAACCGGAATTTAAACTGTTTCATTCAGAGTTTACCAAAGCGCCGATCAGAATTGGCAGCAATTGCTGGCTCGGCAGTAATGTTACGGTATTGAAAGGAGTCACCATTGGTGACAACAGTATTATTGGAGCAGGATGTGTTATTTACAAGGATATTCCAGCCAATACAACTGTAGTCAATCATCAGGATTTAATGTTAAAAGAACAGTCATGA
- a CDS encoding acyltransferase family protein, with translation MKISQITFTRFIAAMAIVISHFNKDLFLYKIRFISDIFLRANVGVSYFFILSGFIMIVAYHRKEKIEYLDFYRNRVARIYPLYIVGLLLYFFTRYSDVSFYKTFLYLFGIQSWIPGKALILNFPGWSISVEFLFYLIFPWLYNYLYSKGNKSIWIIAVLIWIGTQVFSNLYINSPAYKGPHTESHEFSHYFPLWHINEFLIGNIAGLLFVKNRKEKNYDLAVVVFFIAIILSLIFIPLNFHNGLMAVFFVPVIYLISCNNGIITKVFALKPLEFLGEISYAIYIIHIPVLYIVRSVLWDYFQISENNTLFWIYMPVLMVVSAGFYQFIEKPMRDYLRKASFLKR, from the coding sequence GTGAAGATTAGTCAGATTACATTTACCCGTTTTATCGCTGCAATGGCGATTGTTATTTCTCATTTTAATAAAGATTTGTTTCTATATAAGATCAGGTTTATTTCGGATATTTTTCTCCGCGCCAACGTGGGGGTGAGTTATTTTTTTATTCTTTCCGGTTTTATAATGATTGTCGCCTATCACAGAAAGGAAAAAATAGAGTATCTGGATTTTTACCGAAACAGGGTAGCCAGGATTTATCCCTTATATATTGTCGGCTTGCTGCTTTATTTTTTTACCAGATATTCTGACGTCAGTTTTTATAAAACTTTTTTATATCTTTTCGGCATTCAGAGCTGGATTCCCGGAAAAGCCCTAATTCTGAATTTTCCGGGCTGGTCTATTTCTGTAGAGTTTTTGTTTTATCTGATTTTTCCCTGGCTGTATAATTATTTATATTCTAAAGGAAATAAAAGCATTTGGATTATTGCCGTTTTGATCTGGATCGGGACTCAGGTATTCTCCAATTTGTATATTAATTCTCCTGCGTATAAAGGTCCGCATACTGAGAGCCATGAATTCAGTCATTATTTCCCGCTTTGGCATATCAACGAGTTCTTAATAGGAAATATAGCAGGTTTACTCTTTGTGAAAAACCGTAAAGAAAAGAATTATGATCTGGCAGTTGTTGTATTTTTTATTGCAATTATCCTGTCTTTAATTTTCATTCCGTTGAATTTTCATAATGGGCTAATGGCTGTTTTCTTTGTTCCTGTAATTTACCTAATTTCCTGTAATAACGGTATTATAACTAAAGTTTTTGCCCTTAAGCCATTGGAATTTCTTGGAGAAATCAGTTATGCCATTTATATTATCCATATCCCTGTTTTATATATTGTAAGATCGGTTTTATGGGATTATTTCCAAATATCTGAAAATAATACATTGTTTTGGATCTACATGCCGGTTTTAATGGTCGTTTCGGCTGGCTTTTATCAGTTTATTGAAAAGCCAATGCGTGATTATCTGAGGAAAGCAAGTTTTTTAAAGCGATAA
- a CDS encoding glycosyltransferase family 2 protein encodes MKISVIIPVYNAEKYVSQAVESALQFEEVFEVILVEDKSPDNALQICRELTKKYSRVKLYQHLDKGNHGAGATRNVGITMAEGDFIAFLDADDYYLPNRFEAEKKLLVNEDVEGVYGAIGVHYYSEKAKKQYYKIFGDRLTTVYQKHPPEDVFPGLLNMKGTFGLFSIDALTIRRSALKKVDCFFKTHLKLHQDTEFLFRISYYLNLHPGILDKAVAVRGVHENNRITKVDAREIRPASTRVILWEEVNNWAKTESSIPDDVKLHITRVYRSFRIANSHFLKKWGMIVRYLFTDYQSICSGLYNINFRKDLF; translated from the coding sequence ATGAAAATATCAGTCATTATTCCCGTATACAACGCAGAGAAATATGTTTCCCAGGCTGTAGAGTCTGCACTTCAGTTCGAAGAAGTATTTGAAGTCATATTGGTAGAAGACAAATCTCCCGACAATGCACTGCAGATATGCCGGGAACTTACTAAAAAATACAGCCGGGTAAAGCTTTATCAGCATCTTGACAAAGGAAATCATGGAGCAGGAGCCACCAGAAACGTAGGAATAACTATGGCAGAAGGTGATTTCATTGCTTTTCTCGACGCGGATGATTATTATCTCCCCAACCGTTTTGAAGCAGAAAAGAAGCTATTGGTGAACGAAGACGTAGAGGGAGTTTATGGAGCAATAGGTGTTCATTATTATTCAGAAAAAGCAAAAAAACAATATTATAAAATATTCGGTGACCGGCTGACTACCGTTTACCAAAAACATCCGCCGGAAGATGTTTTTCCCGGGCTGCTGAACATGAAAGGAACATTCGGATTGTTCAGCATTGATGCACTTACCATACGGAGGAGCGCGCTAAAGAAGGTAGATTGCTTTTTTAAAACTCATTTAAAACTTCATCAGGACACCGAATTTTTATTCCGTATCTCCTATTATCTCAATCTCCATCCCGGAATACTCGACAAGGCAGTTGCCGTACGTGGTGTTCATGAGAACAACAGGATCACCAAAGTAGATGCAAGAGAAATCAGGCCCGCCTCAACAAGGGTTATTTTATGGGAGGAAGTTAACAATTGGGCAAAGACCGAAAGCAGCATTCCCGATGATGTCAAACTGCATATTACAAGAGTATACCGAAGCTTCCGTATTGCAAATTCGCATTTTCTGAAAAAATGGGGAATGATCGTAAGGTATCTCTTTACCGACTACCAAAGCATCTGCTCCGGATTGTACAATATAAATTTCCGGAAGGATCTTTTTTGA
- a CDS encoding NAD-dependent epimerase/dehydratase family protein, translating into MIIGNGIMANALQFYDKEDVVFFASGVSNSLEKKLSEFERETSLLKSVISQNPDKKLVYFSTCSIYDPTKTESYYVIHKLNIEKLIAELCSNFIIFRVGNAVGHGGNPNTLINFLKKSILSENKLMLHNNARRILIGTEDIASFINRYLKDFNNEIVNLAYPYQFTLYEILSHLEKYLGKKACYEIIEEGSFYRIEFNRYTEDFFSEIPPGEYLKKLCSSYL; encoded by the coding sequence ATGATTATAGGTAATGGAATTATGGCAAATGCCTTACAATTTTATGATAAAGAAGATGTTGTTTTCTTTGCATCAGGAGTTTCCAATTCTCTTGAGAAGAAATTATCTGAATTTGAGAGAGAAACTTCACTTCTGAAATCTGTTATCAGCCAGAATCCTGACAAAAAACTTGTCTATTTTTCTACCTGCAGTATTTATGATCCTACGAAAACTGAAAGCTATTACGTAATTCATAAATTAAATATTGAAAAACTGATTGCAGAACTCTGCAGCAACTTTATCATCTTCAGAGTAGGAAATGCAGTAGGACATGGCGGCAATCCTAATACATTAATCAATTTTCTGAAAAAATCAATCCTTTCAGAAAATAAGCTTATGCTGCACAACAATGCAAGACGAATCCTGATCGGCACAGAGGATATTGCATCATTTATTAACCGGTATTTGAAAGATTTTAATAATGAGATTGTTAATCTGGCATATCCCTATCAATTTACATTGTATGAAATTTTATCACACCTGGAAAAATATCTGGGCAAAAAAGCATGTTATGAAATAATAGAAGAAGGTTCTTTTTATAGAATAGAATTCAACAGGTATACTGAGGATTTTTTCTCAGAAATACCGCCGGGAGAATATCTAAAAAAACTGTGTTCATCGTATCTATAA